Within Mongoliitalea daihaiensis, the genomic segment GATAAGTCCTTCTTTTAAAATATCATTCAAAAAAGAATCTTCCGCAATACTTCCGTCTTTGCCGGTAGGATAGTCTTCTTTTATCCTCGAAACGGCTTCATCCAGTTTAGCTAAAGCCTTTTTATAATTACTAAACCGTTGTTCCCAACGAATGTCTTTTGATTCCATCATATGTTTATTGAATCATGACAAGTTAAAGATTTCCCCCCCATCTTCCCAACAATAATTTCTTATAAACGAAACTTACTGTCGATTGACAATCTCTATTTTTTTGAACGATTCACAAATAGGGGGTTAGTCCTGCGTTCTTCGTAGCAAATTTGTTAAGAGCAGATCTCTAGAGAGGCGTCAGCCCTGAGGTCTAAGGGCTAATTGGTTAACTGTTGGCTAAAGATCGCATTATACGATAGTAAAGACCTCAGCGCTACGCGCCTCTGATGATATGGTATTTTATCTAAGCTACGAAGGTGTCAGGCCTAACGGCCCTAGGTGTCTCCCCATGAATCAAGGAAGACTAAGGAGATCAAAATATTTCAACTTTATTTCAATCTCTCAGCCTTGGCTAATCTATCCAAAAATACAGTATCAACTAATATCCAATCCCGAAAATCGGGACAAGTTATCCATCATTATCAACATGTTTCAACCAATTAATATGAGATAATCTATCTGCCAATCCAATATCAATTAAATATCCATTATCTACGAATATCTATAAAATCCATTCAAGACAACTTCCTCAAAGCCTCCTCCAAGGCATTTATCTTCGCCTCTGCATCGGCCTGCTTTTTCTTTTCATTGGCTACCACAGCTTCAGGGGCACCAGCGACAAAGCGCTCATTGCTTAGTTTTTTGATCACAGACTGAAGGAAGCCTTTGGTGTACTCCAGTTCTTTGCTGATGTTTTCACGCTCTTCTTCCACATTTACCTGACCAGCCAATGGAATAAAGCACTCGTCGGCTTTTACCACAAAGCTGACGGCATTTTCCAAAGAGGATCCAAAGGATACAGAATCAAGGTTAGCCAACTTCTTCAAAACCGCTTCAAATCGCTGATACAATTCCGCTTGTTCGGTTTTGATTGTTAGGTTAAAGGCCTCTTTCGGTGAAATTCCCTTGGAAGCGCGGATGTTTCTGATTTGGGAAACCACTTCAAAAACTTGGGACGCTTCTGCAATGTTAGCTTCGTTGAAACGCTCTGGTCTTGGCCATGCAGCAATGATCAAGGAGTCTTCTACGGAACGCTCTTTGATCTGATGCCAGAGTTCTTCTGTCAAGAATGGCATAAATGGATGCAAGACCTTCAGGATATTTTCGAAAAACGCTATGGTCTTGGCATGAGTAGCTGCATCAATTGGAGCCTGATAAGCAGGTTTGATCATTTCCAAGTACCAAGAACAGAAATCATCCCAAATCAGCTTATAAGTTGCCATCAAGGCATCCGAAATTCTAAATTTATTAAAATGATCTTCAATTTCAGTTAAGGCCTGATTGAATCGATTTTCAAACCAGGTAATAGAGGCTTGGTTAGCATCTCCGCTCAAGGAAGGATCAATTTCCCAACCATGAACCAAGCGGTAAGCATTCCAGATTTTGTTGGCAAAATTTCTACCCTGCTCCACTAGTTTCTCATCAAAGGGCAGGTCATTACCAGCAGGGGAGGAGAAGAGCATTCCAACACGGACGCCATCTGCTCCATAGCTTTGAATTAGCTCCAATGGATCTGGGGAATTACCGAGGGACTTGGACATTTTCCTACCCAATTTATCTCGGACAATGCCTGTCAAGTATACGTTTTTAAATGGCTTATCGCCCAAGTATTCATAACCTGCAATGATCATTCTGGCTACCCAAAAGAAAAGAATCTCTGGTGCTGTCACCAAGTCATTGGTAGGGTAATAGTATTTCAAATCCTCATTGGGCTTTCCAGTCGTGAAAACCTCCGAATCAAAAACCGAAATCGGCCACAACCAAGAAGAAAACCAAGTATCCAGCACGTCTTCGTCCTGAGTCAAATCAGCTAAGCTATAGGCTGTACCGAATTGTGTGTTTGCTTGTGCCAAGGCTTCTTCTTTCGTTTTGGCAACCACATATTCACCGTTTGGAAGGTAGTAGGCAGGGATCTGATGGCCCCACCACAATTGACGGGAAATGCACCAATCGCGTACATTCTCCATCCAAGAACGGTACATGTTTTTAAACTTTGGTGGATGCAATTGGATGATGTCCTCCATTACCGAACTCAAAGCAGGCTTGGTAATATCCTCCATTTTTAAAAACCACTGCAAAGATAATTTCGGTTCTACCACGGCATTGGTTCGCTCAGAGTGGCCTACGTTGGACTTGTACTCTTCAATTTTTTCCAATTGATCAGCCTCATCCAATAGCTTTCCTATTTTTTTACGGGCGATGAAGCGGTCTTCACCAACCAAAATCTGTGCTTTTTCATTGAGAGTCCCGTCATCATTGAGGATATCGATGACCGCTAATTTATGTTTGATGCCCAACTCATAGTCATTGACATCGTGGGCAGGGGTTACTTTTAAGCAACCTGTACCGAATTCCATATCCACATACTCGTCTTCGATGATGGGAATGGCTCGGTTGATTAATGGAATAATGGCTTTTTTACCTTTGAGATGGGTAAAGCGTGGATCGTTTGGATTGATACAGATCGCTACATCGGCCATGATGGTTTCAGGTCGGGTGGTAGCGATGGTTAGGGACGATTCTGTTCCTTCGATTTGATACTTGATGTAATACAGCTTAGACTGCACCTCTTTCATGATTACCTCATCGTCAGAAAGTGCTGTTTTTCCTTGAGGATCCCAGTTGACCATGCGAATGCCTCGGTAGATTTTACCTTTTTTGTGCAAATCCACAAATACAGAAATCACCGCATCACTCAAGTCAGCATCCATGGTGAATTTGGTTCTATCCCAATCACAGGAAGCTCCCAATTTCTTCAATTGCTCCAGGATGATTCCTCCATACTTTTCTTTCCACTCCCAAGCATATTTCAAAAAGTCCTCTCGTGACAGGGATTTTTTATCAATCCCCATGTCTCTGAGCATCGCCACTACTTTGGTTTCTGTCGCAATGGAAGCGTGATCTGTTCCGGGTACCCAGCAGGCATTTTTACCTTCCATACGGGCTTTGCGGACCAATACATCCTGAATGGTATTGTTGAGCATGTGTCCCATGTGCAGTACACCTGTCACATTTGGTGGAGGAATGACAATAGTGTAAGCTTCTTTACTGTGATCCACTTGGGAGGAGAAAAATTTATTTTCTATCCAATACTGATACCATTTTGCCTCAACGGCTTCAGGTGTATATTTTGTAGCTAATGACATGTTTGAGACGATTGTATAAAACTCGAAGCGCAAAATTAAGAGAAAAATAGAAACGGGGATAGGAAGTCGGCTTCTTTATCCCCCAAAAGCTTCGAATACTACTTGCTGATTCTCTTCAAAGCCATGATAAGCCACTGTTATCGAGCGCATGGCTTCCCAGGAAGGTATCAGTCGAAGGCACAAAGGGTTTCCGAATAGGTAAAGGTCCACCAAGTAGTGTCGGGTCAATTTGTCTAAATTTTCAAGATCACTCATCTCCAAACCAAAGTTTTTGACGGGCTTCGCAGAAGGGACAAAAAGACTTACGGTC encodes:
- a CDS encoding valine--tRNA ligase, which produces MSLATKYTPEAVEAKWYQYWIENKFFSSQVDHSKEAYTIVIPPPNVTGVLHMGHMLNNTIQDVLVRKARMEGKNACWVPGTDHASIATETKVVAMLRDMGIDKKSLSREDFLKYAWEWKEKYGGIILEQLKKLGASCDWDRTKFTMDADLSDAVISVFVDLHKKGKIYRGIRMVNWDPQGKTALSDDEVIMKEVQSKLYYIKYQIEGTESSLTIATTRPETIMADVAICINPNDPRFTHLKGKKAIIPLINRAIPIIEDEYVDMEFGTGCLKVTPAHDVNDYELGIKHKLAVIDILNDDGTLNEKAQILVGEDRFIARKKIGKLLDEADQLEKIEEYKSNVGHSERTNAVVEPKLSLQWFLKMEDITKPALSSVMEDIIQLHPPKFKNMYRSWMENVRDWCISRQLWWGHQIPAYYLPNGEYVVAKTKEEALAQANTQFGTAYSLADLTQDEDVLDTWFSSWLWPISVFDSEVFTTGKPNEDLKYYYPTNDLVTAPEILFFWVARMIIAGYEYLGDKPFKNVYLTGIVRDKLGRKMSKSLGNSPDPLELIQSYGADGVRVGMLFSSPAGNDLPFDEKLVEQGRNFANKIWNAYRLVHGWEIDPSLSGDANQASITWFENRFNQALTEIEDHFNKFRISDALMATYKLIWDDFCSWYLEMIKPAYQAPIDAATHAKTIAFFENILKVLHPFMPFLTEELWHQIKERSVEDSLIIAAWPRPERFNEANIAEASQVFEVVSQIRNIRASKGISPKEAFNLTIKTEQAELYQRFEAVLKKLANLDSVSFGSSLENAVSFVVKADECFIPLAGQVNVEEERENISKELEYTKGFLQSVIKKLSNERFVAGAPEAVVANEKKKQADAEAKINALEEALRKLS